One Haemorhous mexicanus isolate bHaeMex1 chromosome 9, bHaeMex1.pri, whole genome shotgun sequence DNA segment encodes these proteins:
- the COLGALT2 gene encoding procollagen galactosyltransferase 2: MEEPPSYPEEVGPKHWPSSRFTHVMKLRQAALRTAREKWSDYILFIDADNLLTNPETLNLLIAENKTLVAPMLESRSLYSNFWCGITPQGYYKRTLEYPLIREWKRMGCFAVPMVHSTFLIDLRKEASAKLAFYPPHQDYTWTFDDIMVFAFSSRQAGVQMFICNREHYGFLPMPLKPQQSLQEEAENFVHTLIEAMIDRPPVEPSRYISVSPKHPDKMGFDEIFMINLKRRKDRRDRMLRTLYEQEIAVKVVEAVDGKALNTSQLKALSIEMLPGYRDPYSSRPLTRGEIGCFLSHYYIWKEVVSRGLEKTLVIEDDVRFEHQFKRKLMKLMDDIEQAQLDWELIYIGRKRMQVQEPERAVPNVRNLVEADYSYWTLGYAISFHGAQKLIGAEPFSKMLPVDEFLPIMYNKHPVTKYMEYYESRDLKAFSAEPLLVYPTHYTGQPGYLSDTETSTIWDNETVSTDWDRTHSWKSRQQGKIHSDAQNKDALPSQSSLDTPSARDEL, from the exons ATGGAGGAACCCCC gTCTTACCCAGAAGAAGTGGGGCCGAAGCATTGGCCCAGCTCTCGATTCACTCACGTGATGAAGCTGCGGCAGGCTGCCCTGCGCACGGCCCGGGAGAAGTGGTCAGACTATATCCTG TTTATTGATGCAGATAATCTACTGACCAACCCAGAGACCCTGAACCTGCTGATAGCAGAAAACAAGACCCTGGTGGCACCAATGCTCGAGTCCCGCTCGCTCTACTCCAACTTCTGGTGTGGCATCACTCCCCAG GGCTACTACAAGAGGACCTTGGAGTACCCCCTGATTCGGGAATGGAAGAGGATGGGCTGCTTTGCTGTCCCCATGGTCCATTCCACGTTCCTCATTGACCTGAGGAAGGAGGCCTCTGCCAAGCTGGCATTCTACCCCCCACACCAGGACTACACCTGGACCTTCGATGATATCATGGTCTTTGCTTTCTCCAGTCGCCAAGCAG GAGTCCAGATGTTCATCTGCAACCGTGAGCACTACGGGTTCCTTCCCATGCCCCTGAAGCCGCAGCAGTCgctgcaggaggaggctgagaaTTTTGTGCACACCCTGATCGAGGCCATGA TCGATCGCCCTCCCGTGGAGCCCTCTCGGTACATCTCTGTCTCTCCGAAGCACCCTGACAAGATGGGCTTTGATGAA ATTTTCATGATCAACCTGAAGCGCCGCAAGGACCGGAGGGATCGGATGCTGCGGACGCTCTACGAGCAGGAGATTGCAGTGAAGGTAGTGGAGGCTGTGGATGGAAA AGCACTGAACACGAGTCAGCTGAAAGCTCTCAGCATCGAAATGCTGCCAGGGTACCGGGACCCCTACTCCTCCAGGCCCCTGACCAGAGGAGAGATCGGCTGCTTCCTGAGCCATTACTACATCTGGAAGGAG GTGGTGAGCAGGGGCCTGGAGAAGACACTGGTCATTGAGGATGATGTGCGCTTCGAGCACCAGTTCAAGAGGAAGCTCATGAAGCTGATGGACGACATCGAGCAAGCCCAGTTAGACTGGGAGCTGAT CTACATTGGCCGGAAAAGGATGCAGGTGCAGGAGCCCGAGAGAGCCGTTCCCAATGTCCGGAACCTGGTGGAAGCTGATTACTCCTACTGGACCCTGGGCTATGCCATCTCCTTCCATGGGGCTCAGAAGCTCATCGGGGCTGAGCCCTTCAGCAAGATGCTGCCCGTGGATGAATTCCTGCCCATCATGTACAACAAGCACCCTGT CACAAAGTACATGGAGTACTATGAGTCCAGAGACTTGAAGGCCTTCTCAGCAGAACCCCTGCTTGTTTACCCCACGCACTACACGGGGCAGCCGGGCTACCTCAGCGACACAGAGACCTCCACCATCTGGGACAACGAGACCGTGTCAACGGACTGGGACAGAACCCACTCCTGGAAGTCCCGGCAGCAAGGCAAGATCCACAGCGACGCCCAGAACAAGGACGCCCTGCCCTCCCAGTCCTCCCTGGACACGCCGTCAGCCAGGGATGAGCTATGA